Below is a genomic region from Triticum dicoccoides isolate Atlit2015 ecotype Zavitan chromosome 5A, WEW_v2.0, whole genome shotgun sequence.
taacaagcaaatcataaactttagATACTGTTATAaacccattaatattttattattgcataatacctactgcattccaacttctccatgacttatacccccgatataatccatagattcatcaaaacaagcaaactatgcaacaaaaaacagaatctgtctaagatAGAAAGTCTGTAAAGATCTGCATAATGatcatacttctggaactctaaacattCTGACAATTAGGATAACATGGGGAATTTCTATATTAATCATGTGTATCGaagtcagatcaaaagcacgttctagtgatttttatgaattcctggactaagcgtaaaagtttctgttttttcacaaaATCAAAtcgtcccaaaggctttacttggcacaaacactaactaaaacatcaaAAAATCATAGCAGAAGAATAATTGTGTCAACAcacaaaaatagaaaataaaaagaaaaaaggaactagatatattgagttgcctcccaacaagcgcaatTTTTTTATGCCTCTAGCTAGACGTAAGACAttgtttcaagtgttgtcatctttaatTCCCAAATGCCTTTTAATcaattcttcaaaatcttatctcaTTAATTCCTTATTCTCATGTTCTACATTTCTAGTAGGAGAACTCAAATAGTTAAAGGGTCTTTGCTCGGTAAATTTAACATTCATAAATTCGAACTCTGAATCAGCACCTGCAAGCCGTCGCTTCTGACTCGGCACCCACCCCACCATCCACGAGGCCACGCGTGCCTACGATGTGGAGGTGTGGCATGCTGGAAGGCCCAAGACAAACCTCAACTTCCTGGAGCTCGAGACCCGCGCGGATGCATAGATGCTCGTGCCACAGGGCATTCGGATGGGGAGAtaccgaagaagaagaagccaaaCAGGATGCCGGCCATTGTCCTTGGTCCCGGCGATAGTGACAAGGACGCGATGGCGAGGTTCGTGCAGGAGAATCTAGAGTATGGTCAGGCCGAGCAGGAGTACTTCTGGAAGCGCAACGCTGAGCGGAAGAAGGAGAATGAGGCCGGCCCCTTGACGGTGATCCCCGCCGAGTCCTCGGAGGTAGGGATGGCAACGGGTCCCCATACCCGCCAAACTCGTGGGGATTTCATCTATTAGGGGGTGGGGATGGGTGAAAAACATCCCCATGGGGATATTTACCAAACTATTTTATTCCCCATAGGGTACAATGGGGATGGGGATGATATCCTATTCCCCAGATCCAATACCCATCGGGGAcccggtgaaaggatcgatatggttgactagaggggggtgaataggcaactaacaatttttagcttttctttaacaagttaaactttgcatcaaaataggttgtctagaaatgcaactaggtgagcaacctatatgatgcaacgaggataggtacacaagcaagcaagagatatgaaacaagtaagcttgcttaaataaaggcacgagataaccaagagtgcagatggtgaagacgaggatgtgttgccgaagttccttccctttgagaggaagtacatctctgttggagcggtgtggaggaacaatgctccccaagaagccactagggccaccgtattctcctcacgccctcacataatgcgagatgccgtgattccactattggtgcccttgaaggcggctacCGAAGCTttgcaaacaaggttggggctctctccacaacttaattggaggctcccaacaaaaccatgaagcttcaccataatggaatatggctccgaggtgacctcaaccatctagggtgctcaaacacccaagagtaacaaaattcacacaagaaagtatgggggaaccaaatatcctttggtggaagtgtagatctaggtctcctccttcaatccctagcaaatcaactagtttgagtggctagagagagagagatcgggcaagagagcttgaagggcatcaatggtggagtgagagaggtcaaaggtaggAGTGGTAGGTGGTAGAAGCCCCCTTAAATAGTCTCCCCacaattccaaccgttactgcgtttttgCACTgcggcggtacaaccggtcctcgtcctggtacaaccgggactcacggtgtaacagcagaaccctaccaagcgatacaaccggacaggcgggcggtagtaccggctaagaaagataaccggactaaccgcctggctaccgcacaaccaccgcatcaaaacaggagcttgaccggtacttgggcggtgcctggccggaacaaccgcatggccttgagctcttgggcggctaagttctgagcggaagaaccgctcggaccaccggtggtaccaGTCATCATGGAAcggccggaccaaccgggccactaccgcccaagaacagCATCAAACCAGAGGCGAGAGCGGTACTTGAGTGGTACATTGACGGAACCACCGCCCTAgctgttgcagagcatggtggcggtaccaccacCCGAagacagcggtacaaccgctcgagcaaaagctggtgagcgacaagacccagcggtacaaccgctccagagagcggtacaaccgctgggcagaaacagtgagcaggaaagaggggaagaggcaaggaaaactctctctcacacacacctgaggaaggcaaagagagggtgagaaaagtgtacgtgaactgattcccccagagcttcctaatgaggattccctcttgatagtacgggtactctacgaccaaagaaaataaaaacgtagaggacacgtcttcgatcttttccttcgagaggtaatagcaatccgatgtaagcctaagcatcgagaacctgaaacatatagcacacgtttagaccacaaagggttgtcatcatcatccaaaacataaagtagggaaatgccctttcacccGGTTAGTAACTGTGATACTACAGCCAACCTTAAAATATTCACAAACAAACTTGCGAAGACAAAAGAAGCTCTGAAAAAAACCTTAAACCTATCTCACATCCTCACCTCAGCTGCCACCATGACCAAGAAGTCAATATGATCTAGATAGACATTAGCAGGACAAGGAAACACCATGTATGTATGTTGATTATAGGGTGTCATATTATGTATATGAGTATTTGTTTATGGGGATGGGGACCATAATGGGGCTCCGTTCCCCGATGGGGCATGGGTATGGGGAAATTTCATCCCTGGTCATGTAAACGGGGATGGGGATGGGATGATAGGGAATAGATGGGGATGGGGATGTTGTAGGTatccccattgccatccctactcaGAGGAGGACTGTGATGACTCATAGGGGGACGAGGGGTGCAACAACCCAAGCAAGGATGAGTTCTGGAAGCAGTTCACGACCTCCCATGATGAGGAGTAGTTTCATCTTCGGTGTAGTTCAAATAGTAGTTCGAACTAGTACTAGTAGCGATAACTTGATGAATGTAGTAGCTCGAATTAGTTGAAATAGTCGTTTAATTTATGTTTTAAATTAGAACTATGTTTAATTATTATGTTTGAAATGAACTAGTAGTTGAATTTGCTGTGTTTGAATTTACATGTTTCAAATGAAGTACTAGTTGAAGTATAGTTTTACATCTCCATTTGCATCTCCTATTGGAGTTGCTGTTTTACATCTCCAATGTACATCTTTTGTTGAAGTTGCCTCTTTTTTAGAGAAGTATAAAATAATTTTTGAAAATGTAAATTTTTACATCTCCTGTTTTACATCTTTGAGAGATGCTCTAAGTGTCCTGTCAAAATCCGAGAGAAGTGGACCGTCAGGCGTCAACTAGCGTCTGGGCACGCATAGGCATCCTGTCATTGGTCAAGGATTTGTTGCCTGGCGGCGATGCTGGCGCGGACGCCTAGGCGTTGTTCGAGCCGTTCACCTTTGCAGGCACTGCAGCCTCCAACGCATCAGCAGTGGCGAGTATAGGCGTTGCTGCCACTTTCGGCGACGTCGCTGGGACGACCAACGCTGGCGCTGGTGTTGTTTTGACCTGCATTACACACGGACGTGCGTCAGAACAACTTGCATTGTGTGTGTGCTCGTCATGGGCAACGCGTGTACGTGCTCACCGAATCTTTCATGATGCCAATGTCATACATCGGCGTGAAGTCTGACTGGAACATCCCGAAATTTCGCTCAGCCACGGGCCCGGGCTTGAGGTCCTCGTTGAAGAGCGTGAATATGTACGTCTCGAACTTCCGCTTTGGCATGAGCGGTGTGCCTGACCCGGAACTAACCTCACGGAAGATATATTTGTTGTACTCAGCTGCCTCGGCCTGGCTCACGCCGATCTGCCCGTCCATCACCTTAGTCGGCCACCCGGTCTCCCCCACCAGGATCTCTACGTCCTCAAACCCAAGTTTCTTCATTGCCGAGTACACCGAGTCAAGTTGTGCCTCAAACATGCTGGTGTACGTGATGCCCGTACCCGTGTCTAGCACGCCAGGGTTCGGCCGCGCCAGTGCATACGGTAGTGTGTCACCGTTGTATCCAAAGTACGGGTACATGTTCACGATGAGTGGCGACTTGGTCTGCCGGAGAAATTGGAGCATCGGCGTGAAGATGGCGTCATCCCAGACGTCGCGAAACCGAGCCGCGGACGGCAGCTGGGAGTCTACCAGGATGCTGAGTGAGCTTGGCGTGGAAACACGAATTTCGTTGTAGCCAGCCGTGACGAGCGCATCCTTGAGCATCTGCATGGCGGGGACGAGCTTGCCGATGAGATTCTTGTCGGTCGTGTCCATGATCTCGTTGCCCACGGCGATGAGAGATATATCTGTCGAGGGGTAGTATGGCGCGATGTTGGTAGCGACCCATGAGTCGGCGCCGGTCTGGGTGGCGAGGCCAGGGATGTCGCCATTGCCTGCTGTGACTATTACCGAGATGCCCGTGCCGGCGAAGGCCCGAACAATGTCCGGGTTGGTGTCAAACAGCTTTACACGATCAATGTTTGTGCTGGTCACGAGGAATGCCGCAACCTTGGCCGGCGACGGAAGGTTGTCACCATTGGTACCGTAGTTGACACCGATCGCCGCGCTGAACGGTGCTATGACGAGGAATACGCATATGACCACCTCCGCGCGGAGCATGCAACCATGCCTTGGCGGGGTCGCCATGGTGAGCCGGTGTGCCGCTGGAAGATGGCCGGCCGGACACAAGCTAAATAGGTGGTCATGAGAGGTGCCCAGAATGGATTTTGGGCTATTGTTAAGGACCCTCTAATTATAGCTAGCTATACTAGGAAGCTATGCATAAGCACGGAGCCGATATCTTCAAACGCATGTGTGGGCTTCGGTCGTCCAATCGCTATAGCAAAGGCCGGAGGGACGGCCGGCATCGCGAGGCAGGCAGCACATAATTAAGATGTCACCCCCGGAAATGGAATCTTACGCGAGCGCACcgcacctctccttcctccttggatTATTACTAGGACCGGAATATAGCACCAATATGGCATTAGGTTATGCACGCATGCAGATGTGACAAAAAGCAATGATATTGATGCTTAACTTGCTGCTTCAATATACAATAGGTCTTCAATGGTTGGCTTGGCTTTGTTTTGATGAGATCCTCTTGTTACTACTCTTTCCTATAGTGCCAACTTTGGTATCAATTCGATTCCAAGTACAATAATCTCGGAATGACAACTTTAGAGTCCAGTTTTTTTTTTATCAAAACATATCCAAGTAAAATCTAGTTATGAATCTCTTGCCAATACAAAGATAAAGGTGATAACCGAATATTAACGTGCCTAGTGGTTAGTTTGCATATCATTTTTATTTTGGTTTCTTTCCTTCCCCACCTGCTTGCGTGAATGCAAATGCTCCTGCACACATTGATCCCACGGCCAAGAATCTTGCCGCGCTAGGAACACAACAGCGGAAAGTTCATTCCTTATACTTTGAAGCACCAAAAGTGCACTATTAGATGCCTCCAACTTGTCGACGAGAAGAAGTACATGAGGGATCGGACTACCTCAAAACAAACCCAATGCCAATAACGACATGCAACTATGCACCACCTGGAAAGCACGAGACTTCGCAACATGATCAACATCAACCTGCCGCTGCAGTAGACCCTCTGCCCTGTGGCTCAGGGCCGAGGAGTGCCGACCATACCAGCAAGCATAAAGGACAGAGAGAGGATGTCGTTGCATGTAAAAACTAGGTGCAGACACGGCCGCTAGCCATCGGAGCTAAGTTGGGGCTGAAAGGAGCTCCAAGTCACGTGTAGAAGGTAGGTGCAAAGGAGACCGCTAGCCACGGTCGGAGCCAAGGTGTTGCCGAGTGGAGCTCCAAGCCAAACCGCACATGCGGCCGCAATCAGGGATCATTGACACCCATCAATGTGAGTGCCAGTTGTACTGTGTCTGCCCAGGAAGGATGGTTTTCACCCTGAGTGATGGCTAACGGGGTGAGGAGGGAAAACAATGCACCGCCTGTCCGCCTCCAAGAGGGACAAGACACCTACAAGCATCGTCACCATCGATGTTAATTAGGGCATGACGCTTTCGATTGACACTCTAATGCACCTTGGTAAAGGGACACAAGCTACCATGGCCCCCGGTGGGGACTAAGAATGATGAAGGGGAAATTCACCGTCAATGACAACTTCCTTGTGTTGGAgttgtgttgaatattgtgtacaagTTAGATTACAATTGAactctgagtagtattgtgtttagataggatatggagtcgtgtcttaATAGGACATTTGTATCTtagacctctcatatatagcgggggtagacacacgatgtaacctatgccaacataatagcaccggaacgcaggggaagccggcgccatgtgccggtgtccaggcgaCCGGGTGCAATATTATAGCGGTGTCATGATCCTtggatgatcaacggtatgccttggatttattctaacaagtggtatcatgagctaggttttcAAGAGGTTGCTGGATTGTTGATCTAAAGGATGGATCGTTGTGAGATGGTGCAAAGACGATATGCGAAGAAGTCTATTCGACGGTCGATCGGGAATTCTTTTGGAAGCCGTCGGGTCGCTGTGATCAGATAAGATCGCGAAGGAGCAATAGGGCGGCATGGAAGTCGACGAAAACTCAGAAGCATCACGGCAGTTACGACAATCGGCGGCAGGATCGGTGAGTTGCGGCAGGCGTCGAACCAGCGGAAGGCTCGCGTGCGCGTTACGTGCGGCGATCGATTGGTTGGATCGATCGGGCGAGTGTTAGATGGCACGCGTGGCTGGGCTCGCTGGCGTCTTGCGGCCCATGGCAGGAGGCCCATCTGGAGAGGTGAGCTACGCGGGGGGGACTTGCCGAAGCGCAGGGAAGGCCCAGGCAACGGGCTGTGCTGCTGGTTTCGTGGAGACGCTGATCGAGGGGTGTGAGTTGAGCGTACTTACGTGAGATTTGTTTGGAAACAAAAGGAGACCGAGTCTCCATAGTATATGACACGGACAAGCAGATCAGATCATCAGCAGGATAATCCAGCGTGATATGCGTACATTGAAAAGCACAGGCAAGGCAAAGCAATTAGCACGCATTGGAAGTTGTGCAAATGGAGCCATCACGTGATTACCAGAATATTTTCTTTGGTTGGAATTGCTATTAGTACATGAGGGTGTACCACGTCAGGTTTTGCTTGTGTACTTGGGCATCACATGAGGAAAGCTCGGATAATTTTTCACAGGGCCAGCTGTACGAAGAACCATGGTGCCAATGGGTACTGGGTTTGAGGTGAAGAAGTTCGACGGGactgaaaaccttgggttatggcagacacggatgaaaaatttgttggcacaacagagatgcttgaaggcgttgcggaAAGTCATGTTAGCTAAGATGGAAGTATCATGTGATGGATGAGAATTCGTGGAAGATGATTTGGGAGCCTTGAGCGTGTCATACAGTCGAACtagttcggctgggtcggactaggcagtctgacggatcgacgcaagtcggttggtacagaagacggtgatgGGATCAGCGAAGACGacgtaggagcgtgatgctgatggtgaccgacttctgggtgtGGAAACACGTGGCACGGGTCTGAGTGCTTGTGTGCCTTCGACAAAggctatggcgcggggttgattcaagatggtgcacatgagagcttggagtcgaCAAGGCGTGGGGTGGCACGTAaaaccaccatggagtcatgttgaaggtggagctgaagTTTGGAAGACTTCACTCGGtgctgattgaggggctacggcgtaaatcgacagagagtcgaagcctattcagcgagAAAAAAGCGAGTGGCACGTAATTCGGACTGGagaccagtggtctgatggaagcgtgaaactcgtcatcggtcggtgatgatcggtggtactctgcagtgggggttgagtggtgtgggtctgcgacccttgagactcgaccgggacagcggaggctcgacgcggtaatagcggcgaggcgtgcggtatgcacgggacatggagacgggtcagggctctggtggtcatacatgcgatgagacaactgcgaatttgactcggaatGACTgcaagcaacggtgaaattccttcaagtttcagacatgcggtcgagaaaggagcggtgatgttgagttcaggtaattcttatgtgtgacatccaatatgagagttgttcactttcatgtaggtcagtgatcagtgtgtgaggcgttggacggatactctgaaagttgggagcacaaactagagtaacaaggaccttaattttgctcgagtgttgcctGTGGTCATGAAAaaaaagggactacaagttgcaggtgaagtcacatggagtctttgaagtagcagcggtactcatgggataaactcaagtccaatgtacatgaaagtttgacgcattgacaaattcaaggtggtggaggatattcgtcaaggtggagtttgttggagttgtgtcgaatattgtgtacaagttaggttacagttggactctgagtagtattgtgtttagataggatatggagtcgtgtcctaataggacacttgtatcctaggcctctcatatatagcgggggtagacacacgatgtaacctatgccaacataatagcaccggaacgtaggggaagccggcggcatgtgccggtgtccagggcaaccgggtgcggtattgtagcggtgtcatggggaggagcgtccATAGTCAAGATCTagagatgtagccatatcggtgaacctcgttaacaaacctcgatgtcgtgctcgtgtgattgcttggttcttgaatgatcaacggtatgcctcagatttattctaacaccTTGACAGGGTCACATGCCACCGCACACCTCTGCTTGTAAATGACCAAGGAACACAACCAACACCACTTTATCGAGAGCTAAAAAATGTGCAGCCCAATACCAGGGGTCGCCGCCTCAACACCCGGGGCCCAAGACCCCCGCACCACCACAAGACTTCACCCACATCAGCCATCGGAGGAAGCCACCACAACATATTGGAATCTCTAGATCAATCGCAGCCTATTGCCATAGTCATATCTGGCCATGGACAAACATTGCGGCAGTCCCACCCTGCCACAAACAAAATGTAGCTAGGATAGGCATCCCTAGTGACCGGCTCCCAAACATCGAGAGGGATGGCGGCATCCATGGTCCTCATGGTCGCGACCACCTTCCAGACATGACTATCCTTGTCTTGCTACGGATCTTGGCAAGGATAGGCTTCCTAGCCGGTAGGCCCGAGATCCATGGTGACGCGAGGCAAGGTCGCACACCCTCCTAGTCACGAGCCCCACCCAGGCTAGTGGCAACCTCACAACATGATGATGCAAAGGACCCATGGCGTCGGCACACGGATCTTGGACGAGGGAGACGAGCCCCGGTCCATCCATGTCAACAACTGACCATAGCTCTGATGAGAAGATGCATGATGTGTAGTGCATGTGCGGGTAATTACTTTACTTACTTCATGTTGCTACTGATATTTCTCTCTCTACTTTTTTTCCGACAAAGGATGGATTTTATTGACTCAAGCTGAAACATTAAAAGAATACAAGCACAATGAGCATTCACCCGACCTCTGCATAAGTAGTACGAACATAGCTAACAGCAATGCATACAAACAAGGAAACAAGTTGGCAAAGAGCAAAGTCAAGCAAGTCCAAATCTATGGCCAGACATATACGTTGTTTACCGACCATGCTATGTCGTCTTGGTAAGGCGATAAACTTTGTTTACCAACCACATCTGCATGCATCATCGTTGTctgtctttttttttttttgacaatTCATAGCTGTCTGTCTTAATATATTCCTTTTGCTATCAAAGTGGCTGATGGAATCTGAAAAGAACATCAACTTAACATGCTGAAATACATACAGGTACGCAAGGCGTCAGCCATGCTACATGTCTGTGATGTAAAAGAGGAAAATACAATAAACTTTGAAATGGTGCAGTGAGTAGTTCATTCAATTTAGTGAAAATAAATATGGCTTGTTATGGGATTTCAGAGTTTATTGTATTTCCATGTTTTTGAAATCGTATGAATCGAAGTGGCCTAGTTATGCAAGTCAGTCGCTTTATTTCAAGTCCGTACAAGGTAATACGtcttagcaattcatcaaccatgcACGCTGTGAGTTCAGTTCAggcagaaggagagagagagagagagaagaagaagaagaaaccacGAAATGCAACGGGTGAATAGATTTTATTACTAGCTGATTCACAAAGCAATAGATTTTATTACTCTGCGTCCAGTTCCCCACCTTTTTACTCGCTAGCTGGCTAGGCGTCTCAGGTTGGCCGAATTTTATAGGTTGAAGGGTCATGCCACACGTCATCAGTATATATAGGAGCATCCATGCATTACACAATCATATAAACCGGCCACAATGCAGCAGCGGTGTCAATGCATCACCGAGAGTCCGCGACCTACTCGCTCACCCGCCAATAGCATGCAGACACACTTGTTTTTCTTTTCTAGAAATTGATCGATCATTGATGCACAACTCGGAAGCACTTTCTGAGTTCGAAACGGGAGCCAGGCGTATGGCTTTTTATTCTTCTAGTAGAATTGATGCGTAATGGGATTGGGAAGCAACATGGAAGGAGGGTTGACTGAGAATAATCTCGTGCCTTGAGTTTGATTTAACTTGGGGCTTTGCTTCAGCATACCCTCCCTTGAGCCCATCAAGTTGGATTCATCATGTCTCCATCAACGCCTCCTCGTCATGGACAATGATGATGACGAACAACCACACCGATGACCAAGTAGCCTTCTCTGGCTATGCTGCTCCATTGTGCGACGTGTTCTTGCAGAAGCCACTGCTGCCCTCCCCCGGTGTCGGGTTCGTCGCCTTCCCTGGCACTGGCAAACAGGCTGGGGACGTCACCATCGACCAGAGCGGCATTCACCTCAGAAAGGTGCACCGTCGCATTAAGTAGCCCTGTCGCATTGGTCAATCTATGGAGTAGTACCATAATTTGGATAGCCAAATATTTGGCAGGACAATATTTAGTTGAaactcaaacatagcatccccatttACTTTGGATGAAAAtatctttttaattattttttcgtTTTGTTACAGCTTTACtaaaataaacaaataaaaatcAGAAATTTTATTTCTAATATTT
It encodes:
- the LOC119297793 gene encoding glucan endo-1,3-beta-glucosidase-like; translated protein: MATPPRHGCMLRAEVVICVFLVIAPFSAAIGVNYGTNGDNLPSPAKVAAFLVTSTNIDRVKLFDTNPDIVRAFAGTGISVIVTAGNGDIPGLATQTGADSWVATNIAPYYPSTDISLIAVGNEIMDTTDKNLIGKLVPAMQMLKDALVTAGYNEIRVSTPSSLSILVDSQLPSAARFRDVWDDAIFTPMLQFLRQTKSPLIVNMYPYFGYNGDTLPYALARPNPGVLDTGTGITYTSMFEAQLDSVYSAMKKLGFEDVEILVGETGWPTKVMDGQIGVSQAEAAEYNKYIFREVSSGSGTPLMPKRKFETYIFTLFNEDLKPGPVAERNFGMFQSDFTPMYDIGIMKDSVKTTPAPALVVPATSPKVAATPILATADALEAAVPAKVNGSNNA